One Longimicrobiales bacterium DNA window includes the following coding sequences:
- a CDS encoding pitrilysin family protein — protein sequence MTDRYARTDVGDGLVVLTESMPGLRSASIGIWVRAGSVHETPELMGASHMLEHMVFKGTARRSARDLALVLERVGGSLDAYTTREHTCYQAKVLDENTELALDVLADLVVSPLLRREDLELEREVVLEEIATVEDTPDDLIFDLHAEQLWGDHPYGYSILGTRETVSGFTDETLRRLHRNSYHRGNIVVAAVGSVSHEHIVEQVGRFLASVPAGSVQRNGRAPAAERSAERHVERPGAQSHIVIGTRTFGHQDPRRIGLVLLSNAFGGGMSSRLFQRVREELGLAYAVYALQSFYRDAGVSSIYVGTRPEWAQRAEAVIREEMAKLAREGLTAEELEDAKGQVRGQVVLSMESSGARLSRLAGTELYDEPFRSVEEVLALVDAVTQDDVAALAATYYDPDRQVVLRLGPAGSRN from the coding sequence GTGACGGATCGCTACGCCCGCACCGACGTTGGCGACGGGCTCGTCGTACTCACCGAATCGATGCCGGGCCTGCGCTCGGCATCGATCGGCATCTGGGTACGTGCCGGCTCGGTGCACGAGACGCCCGAGCTGATGGGCGCGAGCCACATGCTCGAGCACATGGTGTTCAAGGGCACCGCGCGCCGCAGTGCGCGCGACCTGGCGCTGGTGCTCGAGCGGGTCGGCGGCTCGCTCGACGCATACACGACCCGTGAACACACCTGCTACCAGGCGAAGGTGCTGGACGAGAACACCGAGCTCGCGCTCGATGTTCTCGCCGACCTCGTCGTTTCACCCCTGCTGCGCCGCGAGGACCTCGAGCTGGAGCGCGAAGTCGTCCTCGAGGAGATCGCGACCGTCGAAGACACTCCCGACGACCTGATCTTCGATCTCCATGCGGAGCAGCTCTGGGGGGACCATCCCTACGGCTACAGCATTCTCGGCACGCGCGAAACGGTAAGCGGCTTCACCGACGAAACGCTTCGCCGCCTTCACCGCAATTCGTATCACCGCGGCAACATCGTGGTTGCGGCGGTCGGCAGTGTTTCCCACGAGCACATCGTGGAGCAGGTCGGGCGGTTCCTGGCATCGGTGCCGGCCGGCAGCGTGCAGCGCAACGGCCGCGCTCCCGCGGCGGAGCGCAGCGCGGAGCGTCACGTGGAGCGTCCCGGGGCGCAGTCGCACATCGTGATCGGCACGCGCACGTTCGGGCACCAGGACCCGCGGCGGATCGGGCTGGTGCTGCTGTCCAACGCGTTCGGCGGCGGCATGAGCTCACGCCTGTTCCAGCGAGTGCGGGAGGAGCTGGGCCTGGCCTACGCCGTGTACGCGCTGCAGTCCTTCTATCGCGACGCCGGCGTCAGCTCGATCTATGTCGGGACAAGGCCGGAGTGGGCGCAGCGGGCCGAGGCCGTGATCCGGGAGGAGATGGCGAAGCTGGCGCGGGAGGGGCTCACCGCCGAGGAGCTGGAGGACGCGAAGGGCCAGGTACGCGGGCAGGTCGTGCTCTCGATGGAGTCGAGCGGCGCCCGCCTTTCGCGGCTGGCCGGCACCGAGTTGTACGACGAGCCGTTCCGTTCGGTCGAGGAGGTGCTGGCGCTCGTCGACGCCGTCACGCAGGATGATGTGGCTGCGCTTGCGGCCACATACTACGATCCGGACAGGCAGGTCGTGTTGCGGCTGGGACCTGCCGGTTCGCGGAACTGA